A window of the Narcine bancroftii isolate sNarBan1 chromosome 4, sNarBan1.hap1, whole genome shotgun sequence genome harbors these coding sequences:
- the six3a gene encoding homeobox protein SIX3a, translated as MVFRSQLELYSALPLLPNSTERAFLFLTSSQPQEGLSMFQLPTINFTPEQVASVCETLEETGDIERLGRFLWSLPVAPGACEAINKHESILRARAVVAFHTGNFRDLYHILENHKFTKESHGKLQAMWLEAHYQEAEKLRGRPLGPVDKYRVRKKFPLPRTIWDGEQKTHCFKERTRSLLREWYLQDPYPNPSKKRELAQATGLTPTQVGNWFKNRRQRDRAAAAKNRLQHQTVGQSGVCTLSEPGCTAHSTAESPSTAASPTTSVSSMTERAETATSILSVTSSDSECDV; from the exons ATGGTGTTCAGGTCCCAGCTAGAGCTTTACAGTGCTCTTCCTCTCCTGCCAAACTCAACCGAGCGCGCTTTCCTCTTCTTAACTAGCTCCCAGCCACAAGAAGGGTTGTCAATGTTCCAGCTACCGACCATCAATTTTACTCCGGAGCAAGTGGCCAGCGTTTGTGAGACGCTGGAAGAAACGGGAGACATCGAGAGATTGGGACGTTTTCTCTGGTCTTTACCTGTGGCACCGGGGGCATGCGAGGCGATCAACAAACACGAATCGATCCTCAGAGCCCGGGCGGTAGTCGCCTTCCACACGGGCAACTTCCGAGACTTGTACCATATCCTGGAGAACCACAAGTTCACCAAGGAATCCCACGGCAAGCTGCAGGCGATGTGGCTCGAAGCGCACTACCAGGAGGCCGAGAAGTTGCGAGGTCGCCCTCTGGGGCCAGTCGATAAATACCGCGTCCGCAAGAAGTTCCCCTTGCCCCGAACCATCTGGGATGGCGAGCAAAAAACGCACTGTTTCAAAGAGAGGACACGCAGCTTGTTACGAGAGTGGTACTTGCAGGACCCATACCCAAACCCTTCCAAAAAAAGGGAACTGGCCCAGGCAACCGGCCTCACTCCGACGCAAGTGGGGAATTGGTTTAAAAACCGTAGGCAGAGAGACAGAGCAGCCGCCGCCAAAAACAG GCTGCAGCATCAGACAGTAGGACAGAGTGGGGTTTGTACCCTATCGGAGCCGGGCTGCACTGCTCACAGCACGGCGGAATCTCCATCCACAGCCGCCAGCCCTACCACCAGCGTCTCGAGCATGACAGAGCGAGCCGAGACGGCCACATCCATTCTATCGGTAACCTCCAGTGACAGTGAATGTGATGTATGA